From the Microbacterium thalassium genome, one window contains:
- the secG gene encoding preprotein translocase subunit SecG — protein MQILEFVLQVLLGITSLLLTLLILLHKGRGGGLSDMFGGGMTSSLGSSGLAERNLNRFTIVLALVWFVAIVALGLITKFQGL, from the coding sequence GTGCAGATCCTCGAGTTCGTCCTGCAGGTGCTCCTGGGCATCACGAGCCTCCTGCTGACTCTCCTCATCCTCCTTCACAAGGGGCGTGGCGGCGGCCTGTCCGACATGTTCGGCGGCGGCATGACCTCGTCTCTCGGTTCGTCGGGACTCGCCGAGCGCAACCTGAACCGCTTCACCATCGTGCTCGCGCTGGTGTGGTTCGTCGCGATCGTCGCGCTCGGCCTGATCACGAAG
- the uvrC gene encoding excinuclease ABC subunit UvrC: protein MADELPYKPRPGEIPTDPGVYRFHDAHGRVLYVGKAKNLRARLSNYFAPLRTLHERTRRMVLTATGVEWTVVATDVDSLQLEYQWIKEFDPPFNVRYRDDKSYPFMAITLADEAPRVMVTRNHRIRGAKYFGPYPKVWAVHDTIDLMIKVFPIRTCSDSSYKKAMASGRPCFPGQIGRCGGPCSMTVSIEEHRAIVEDFVAFMSGGDQRFTKQLTARMREASAAMDYEAAAGYRDKLEAIDAVLNKSALVLASDTDADLFGIAEDELAAAVQHFVVRGGRVRGVRATTIEKELDISGAELVAQVLERTYGDAAPADIPRQVLVPERPDDADELEQWLADRRGRRVTVQVAQRGPKAELMKTATLNAQQALMLHKTRRTSDYVARTQALTDLQEALGLAEAPLRIECYDVSHLGGTNVVASMVVFEDGLARKDQYRSFGVAETTDDTDSLHQVLMRRLAYLDQPDADERGTGDEAVLDAEADVVTERRRPRFAYRPQLLVVDGGRPQVEAAARALRDSGHEEVALCGIAKRLEEVWLPGEDYPVILPRTSEALYLLQRLRDEAHRFAITHQRKRRKRDIQTVLAEVPGLGEARIKALLRHFGSVTALKKASPAEIEELPGVGPKLAAAVHAHLASG from the coding sequence ATGGCGGACGAGCTTCCGTACAAGCCGAGACCGGGCGAGATCCCCACCGACCCGGGGGTCTACCGCTTCCACGACGCGCACGGCCGCGTGCTCTACGTCGGCAAGGCGAAGAACCTGCGCGCGCGGCTGTCGAACTACTTCGCGCCGCTGCGCACCCTCCACGAGCGCACACGGCGCATGGTGCTCACCGCCACCGGCGTCGAGTGGACGGTCGTCGCGACCGACGTGGACTCCCTGCAGCTGGAGTACCAGTGGATCAAGGAGTTCGATCCGCCGTTCAACGTCCGCTACCGCGACGACAAGTCGTACCCGTTCATGGCGATCACCCTCGCCGACGAGGCCCCCCGCGTGATGGTGACGCGCAACCACCGCATCCGCGGTGCGAAGTACTTCGGGCCGTACCCGAAGGTGTGGGCCGTGCACGACACCATCGACCTGATGATCAAGGTGTTCCCCATCCGCACCTGCAGCGACTCGTCCTACAAGAAGGCGATGGCCAGCGGCCGGCCCTGCTTCCCCGGCCAGATCGGGCGCTGCGGGGGGCCATGCTCGATGACGGTGTCGATCGAGGAGCACCGCGCGATCGTCGAGGACTTCGTGGCCTTCATGTCCGGTGGCGATCAGCGCTTCACCAAGCAGCTCACCGCGCGCATGCGCGAGGCATCCGCCGCCATGGACTACGAGGCCGCGGCCGGCTACCGCGACAAGCTCGAGGCGATCGACGCCGTGCTGAACAAGAGCGCACTCGTGCTCGCGTCCGACACCGACGCCGACCTGTTCGGCATCGCCGAGGACGAGCTCGCCGCCGCCGTGCAGCACTTCGTCGTGCGCGGCGGACGCGTGCGGGGAGTCCGGGCGACCACCATCGAGAAGGAGCTCGACATCTCGGGCGCCGAACTCGTCGCGCAGGTGCTCGAGCGCACCTACGGGGATGCCGCGCCCGCCGACATCCCGCGGCAGGTGCTCGTCCCCGAGCGACCCGACGACGCCGACGAGCTCGAGCAGTGGCTCGCCGACCGTCGCGGCCGGCGAGTCACCGTCCAGGTGGCTCAGCGCGGCCCCAAGGCCGAGCTGATGAAGACGGCCACGCTCAACGCGCAGCAGGCCCTCATGCTGCACAAGACGCGGCGCACGAGCGACTACGTCGCGCGGACGCAGGCGCTCACCGATCTGCAGGAGGCCCTGGGCCTGGCCGAGGCGCCGCTGCGCATCGAGTGCTACGACGTGTCGCACCTGGGCGGCACGAACGTCGTCGCGTCGATGGTCGTGTTCGAGGACGGCCTGGCCCGCAAGGATCAGTACCGCTCCTTCGGCGTCGCCGAGACGACCGACGACACCGACTCGCTGCACCAGGTGCTCATGCGGCGTCTCGCCTACCTCGACCAGCCGGATGCCGACGAACGCGGCACGGGCGACGAGGCCGTGCTGGATGCCGAGGCGGACGTGGTCACCGAGCGCCGTCGTCCGCGGTTCGCGTACCGGCCGCAGCTGCTGGTGGTCGACGGCGGGCGCCCCCAGGTCGAAGCCGCAGCCCGCGCGCTGCGCGACAGCGGCCACGAGGAGGTCGCGCTGTGCGGGATCGCCAAGCGGCTCGAGGAGGTGTGGCTGCCGGGGGAGGACTACCCGGTCATCCTGCCGCGCACCTCCGAGGCGCTGTACCTGCTCCAGCGTCTGCGCGACGAGGCCCACCGATTCGCCATCACCCACCAGCGCAAACGCCGCAAGCGCGACATCCAGACCGTGCTCGCCGAGGTGCCCGGACTGGGGGAGGCGCGCATCAAAGCGCTGCTGCGCCACTTCGGCTCGGTGACCGCCCTGAAGAAAGCCAGTCCGGCCGAGATCGAGGAGCTCCCCGGCGTCGGACCCAAGCTCGCAGCCGCCGTCCACGCGCACCTGGCGAGCGGCTAG
- the whiA gene encoding DNA-binding protein WhiA, translating to MSLTADVKTELIAVRDPRPSARVAELTALLRFSGGLHSIANRVAVEAELDSEVLARRVARELMEIYGVRPELVHVQASSARTTGHYAVRVIDGGETLARQTGLLDQRRRPVRGLPNKLTTGARPDLAAVWRGAFLAAGTLSEPGRSAALEISCPSGEAAMALVGAAHRAGIAAKAREVRGIPRVVVREGDAIRTALATMGALRAAADWEQMRQRREVRAGVNRLVNFDDANLRRSAQAAVAACARVERALEILGDTVPDHLREAGELRLAHRDASLDELGQHADPPLTKDAVAGRIRRLLAMADKKADADGVAGTESAVPVGEDGEDVEG from the coding sequence TTGTCGCTGACCGCCGACGTCAAGACCGAGCTCATCGCGGTGCGAGACCCGCGCCCGTCTGCTCGAGTCGCCGAGCTCACCGCCCTGCTGCGCTTCTCCGGCGGCCTGCACTCGATCGCCAACCGCGTCGCGGTCGAGGCCGAGCTCGACTCCGAGGTGCTCGCCCGCCGCGTCGCGCGCGAGCTCATGGAGATCTACGGCGTCCGCCCCGAACTGGTCCACGTGCAGGCCTCCAGCGCGCGCACGACCGGCCACTACGCGGTGCGCGTCATCGACGGCGGCGAGACGCTCGCACGGCAGACCGGGCTCCTCGACCAGCGCCGTCGACCCGTGCGGGGTCTGCCCAACAAGCTCACCACCGGCGCCCGCCCGGACCTGGCGGCCGTCTGGCGCGGCGCCTTCCTCGCCGCCGGCACCCTCAGCGAGCCGGGCCGCTCCGCTGCGCTCGAGATCAGCTGCCCGTCGGGCGAGGCCGCCATGGCCCTCGTCGGCGCCGCCCATCGCGCCGGCATCGCCGCGAAGGCGCGCGAGGTGCGCGGCATCCCGCGCGTCGTCGTGCGCGAGGGCGACGCGATCCGCACCGCACTGGCGACGATGGGCGCCCTGCGCGCCGCGGCGGACTGGGAGCAGATGCGCCAGCGCCGCGAGGTGCGCGCCGGCGTGAACCGCCTCGTCAACTTCGACGACGCGAACCTGCGCCGCTCCGCGCAGGCCGCGGTCGCCGCGTGCGCGCGCGTCGAGCGGGCCCTCGAGATCCTCGGAGACACCGTTCCGGACCACCTGCGCGAAGCCGGCGAGCTGCGTCTGGCGCACCGCGACGCGAGCCTGGACGAACTGGGCCAGCACGCCGACCCGCCGCTGACGAAGGACGCCGTGGCGGGCCGCATCCGCCGTCTCCTGGCGATGGCCGACAAGAAGGCGGATGCCGACGGCGTCGCCGGCACCGAGTCGGCCGTACCGGTCGGCGAGGACGGCGAGGACGTCGAGGGCTGA
- a CDS encoding phosphoglycerate kinase, producing the protein MALRTLDSLGSLAGRRVIVRVDFNVPLKDGVITDDGRVRAALPTLNHLINQGARVIACSHLGRPAGAPDPKYSLEPVAQRLSELLGKPVAFARDTVGESAQEAVAALEDGDVAVIENLRFNPGETAKDEAERRAFAEQLAGLGDALVSDGFGVVHRKQASVYDLAEILPSAAGYLIEKEVDVLDRLTENPERPYTVVLGGSKVSDKLGVIAHLLPRVEKLCVGGGMMFTFLKAQGYEVGKSLLEEDQLDTVKGYMATAAEKGVELVLPVDAVVAASFAADADHVTADADKLEDTPFGADGLGLDIGPKTAELFADAIRGSKTVFWNGPMGVFEMDAFAAGTKAVAEALTDVDGLSVVGGGDSAAAVRQLGFADDQFGHISTGGGASLEFLEGKKLPGLEVLGWQ; encoded by the coding sequence ATGGCTCTGCGCACCCTCGATTCGCTGGGTTCGCTCGCAGGCAGGCGCGTCATCGTCCGTGTCGACTTCAACGTCCCCCTGAAGGACGGCGTCATCACGGACGATGGCCGCGTGCGTGCGGCCCTTCCCACGCTGAACCACCTGATCAATCAGGGCGCACGCGTCATCGCGTGCTCGCACCTCGGGCGCCCCGCCGGCGCCCCCGACCCGAAGTACAGCCTCGAGCCGGTCGCGCAGCGACTGTCCGAGCTTCTCGGCAAGCCGGTCGCGTTCGCGCGCGACACCGTCGGCGAGTCCGCCCAGGAGGCCGTTGCGGCCCTCGAGGACGGGGACGTCGCGGTGATCGAGAACCTGCGGTTCAACCCGGGCGAGACCGCGAAGGACGAGGCAGAGCGCCGCGCCTTCGCCGAGCAGCTCGCCGGACTCGGCGACGCGCTCGTCTCGGACGGGTTCGGCGTCGTCCACCGCAAGCAGGCGTCGGTCTACGACCTGGCCGAGATCCTGCCGTCGGCCGCCGGCTACCTGATCGAGAAGGAGGTCGACGTTCTCGACCGCCTGACGGAGAACCCCGAGCGTCCATACACGGTCGTCCTCGGCGGTTCGAAGGTCTCGGACAAGCTCGGCGTCATCGCCCACCTGCTCCCGCGGGTGGAGAAGCTGTGCGTCGGCGGCGGCATGATGTTCACCTTCCTCAAGGCCCAGGGCTACGAGGTCGGCAAGAGCCTCCTCGAAGAGGACCAGCTCGACACCGTCAAGGGGTACATGGCCACGGCCGCCGAGAAGGGCGTCGAGCTGGTGCTCCCCGTCGACGCGGTGGTCGCGGCATCCTTCGCCGCGGACGCCGACCACGTCACGGCGGATGCCGACAAGCTCGAGGACACCCCGTTCGGCGCCGACGGCCTGGGCCTGGACATCGGTCCGAAGACGGCGGAGCTGTTCGCCGACGCGATCCGCGGGTCGAAGACGGTCTTCTGGAACGGCCCCATGGGCGTGTTCGAGATGGATGCCTTCGCGGCCGGCACGAAGGCGGTCGCAGAGGCGCTCACGGATGTCGACGGACTGAGCGTCGTCGGCGGTGGCGACTCGGCCGCCGCCGTGCGCCAGCTCGGCTTCGCGGACGACCAGTTCGGGCACATCTCGACCGGTGGAGGCGCGAGCCTCGAGTTCCTCGAAGGAAAGAAGCTCCCCGGACTGGAGGTCCTCGGATGGCAGTAG
- a CDS encoding superoxide dismutase, with amino-acid sequence MAKYTLPDLPYDYAALEPHISGKIMQLHHDKHHQAYVTAANTALDQLAEARETGNLANVNKLEKDLAFNLGGHVNHSIFWTNLSPDGGGQPEGELAAAITEFFGSFEKFQAHFTAAATGIQGSGWAVLSWDPVGEQLIIQQLFDQQANTAMGTIPVFQLDMWEHAFYLDYLNVKADYVKAVWNIANWENVAQRFSTAREKAIGLV; translated from the coding sequence ATGGCGAAGTACACGCTGCCCGACCTCCCCTACGACTACGCCGCGCTCGAGCCGCACATCAGCGGCAAGATCATGCAGCTGCACCACGACAAGCACCACCAGGCGTATGTGACGGCCGCGAACACCGCGCTCGACCAGCTCGCCGAGGCCCGTGAGACGGGGAACCTGGCGAACGTGAACAAGCTCGAGAAGGACCTCGCGTTCAACCTCGGCGGCCACGTGAACCACTCGATCTTCTGGACGAACCTCTCGCCGGACGGGGGCGGGCAGCCCGAGGGCGAGCTCGCTGCCGCGATCACCGAGTTCTTCGGCTCGTTCGAGAAGTTCCAGGCGCACTTCACCGCCGCCGCCACCGGCATCCAGGGATCGGGCTGGGCCGTCCTCAGCTGGGACCCCGTCGGCGAGCAGCTCATCATCCAGCAGCTGTTCGACCAGCAGGCCAACACGGCGATGGGGACCATCCCGGTCTTCCAGCTCGACATGTGGGAGCACGCCTTCTACCTCGACTACCTCAACGTCAAGGCGGACTACGTCAAGGCCGTGTGGAACATCGCCAACTGGGAGAACGTGGCCCAGCGCTTCTCCACCGCCCGCGAGAAGGCCATCGGGCTGGTCTAG
- the gap gene encoding type I glyceraldehyde-3-phosphate dehydrogenase encodes MSVKIGINGFGRIGRNYLRAALAQGADLDIVAVNDLTDNKTLAHLLKYDSILGRLDAEVSYTEDSITVGDKTIKVFEERDPANLPWGELGVDIVIESTGRFTKAADAGKHIAGGAKKVLISAPASGEDATFVIGANEELYDPEKHHIISNASCTTNCLAPLAKVLNDEFGIVKGLMTTVHAYTADQNLQDGPHSDLRRARAAALNIVPTSTGAAKAIGLVLPELKGKLDGFALRVPVPTGSATDLTVEVAKEATVDEIKAAYKAAAEGPLAGILKYTEDPIVSSDIVTDPHSSIFDAGLIRVIGNQVKVVSWYDNEWGYSNRLVDLTEIVASKL; translated from the coding sequence GTGTCTGTCAAGATCGGCATCAACGGCTTCGGCCGCATCGGACGCAACTACCTGCGCGCAGCGCTCGCTCAGGGCGCGGACCTCGACATCGTGGCGGTGAACGACCTCACCGACAACAAGACCCTTGCCCACCTGCTGAAGTACGACTCGATCCTCGGTCGCCTCGACGCGGAGGTCTCGTACACCGAGGACTCGATCACCGTCGGCGACAAGACCATCAAGGTCTTCGAGGAGCGCGACCCCGCCAACCTCCCCTGGGGCGAGCTCGGCGTCGACATCGTCATCGAGTCGACCGGCCGCTTCACCAAGGCCGCCGACGCCGGCAAGCACATCGCGGGCGGCGCGAAGAAGGTCCTGATCTCGGCCCCCGCCTCGGGCGAGGACGCCACGTTCGTCATCGGCGCGAACGAGGAGCTGTACGACCCCGAGAAGCACCACATCATCTCGAACGCGTCGTGCACGACCAACTGCCTCGCGCCGCTGGCCAAGGTCCTGAACGACGAGTTCGGCATCGTGAAGGGCCTCATGACGACGGTCCACGCGTACACCGCCGACCAGAACCTGCAGGACGGCCCGCACAGCGACCTGCGCCGCGCCCGCGCCGCCGCGCTCAACATCGTCCCCACCTCGACCGGTGCGGCCAAGGCCATCGGCCTCGTGCTGCCCGAGCTGAAGGGCAAGCTGGACGGCTTCGCGCTGCGCGTGCCGGTTCCCACCGGCTCGGCCACCGACCTCACGGTCGAGGTGGCCAAGGAGGCGACCGTCGACGAGATCAAGGCCGCCTACAAGGCCGCCGCCGAAGGCCCGCTCGCCGGCATCCTCAAGTACACCGAGGACCCGATCGTCTCCAGCGACATCGTCACCGACCCGCACTCGTCGATCTTCGACGCCGGCCTCATCCGCGTCATCGGCAACCAGGTCAAGGTCGTGTCGTGGTACGACAACGAGTGGGGCTACTCGAACCGCCTCGTCGACCTGACCGAGATCGTCGCCAGCAAGCTCTGA
- the rapZ gene encoding RNase adapter RapZ yields the protein MAGAQRQDPGEILIVTGMSGAGRSTAANALEDLDWYVVDNLPPQMLRPLLDLSEMAGDTLPRIAVVVDVRGRDLFSELPEAVQALRGRSRLRVLFLDAADHVLVRRFEAVRRPHPLQDEGTILDGIHRERARLAVVREDADLIVDTSQFNVHQLANRIVELFSDESSARHTLTVVSFGFKYGLPPDADLVADMRFLPNPFWNDDLRSLTGEDPRVRDFVLSQEGAADFLEAYTRALVPVLEGYQRENKRHSVVAVGCTGGKHRSVAMTIQLAERLAAVPGVAVRVKHRDLGRE from the coding sequence ATGGCGGGCGCGCAGCGGCAGGATCCGGGAGAGATCCTGATCGTGACGGGGATGTCCGGTGCGGGGCGGTCGACCGCCGCGAACGCGCTGGAGGACCTCGACTGGTACGTCGTGGACAACCTGCCGCCGCAGATGCTGCGGCCGCTGCTGGACCTCAGCGAGATGGCCGGGGACACCCTGCCGCGCATCGCCGTCGTGGTCGATGTGCGCGGCCGCGACCTGTTCAGCGAGCTGCCCGAGGCCGTGCAGGCGCTGCGGGGGCGCTCGCGCCTGCGTGTGCTGTTCCTCGACGCCGCCGATCACGTGCTCGTGCGCCGGTTCGAGGCGGTGCGGCGCCCGCACCCGCTCCAGGACGAGGGCACGATCCTCGACGGCATCCATCGTGAGCGCGCTCGTCTCGCCGTCGTGCGCGAAGACGCCGACCTCATCGTCGACACGTCCCAGTTCAACGTCCACCAGCTCGCGAACCGCATCGTCGAGCTGTTCTCCGACGAGAGTTCGGCGCGCCACACGCTCACCGTGGTCAGCTTCGGCTTCAAGTACGGCCTCCCACCCGACGCGGACCTCGTGGCCGACATGCGGTTCCTCCCGAACCCCTTCTGGAACGACGACCTGCGCTCCCTGACGGGCGAGGACCCGCGCGTGCGCGACTTCGTGCTGTCCCAGGAGGGCGCCGCCGACTTCCTCGAGGCCTACACGCGGGCGCTGGTCCCGGTGCTGGAGGGCTACCAGCGCGAGAACAAGCGGCACTCGGTCGTGGCCGTGGGCTGCACGGGCGGGAAGCACCGCTCCGTGGCGATGACGATCCAGCTGGCCGAGCGACTGGCCGCCGTGCCGGGCGTGGCGGTGCGCGTGAAGCATCGCGACCTCGGGCGAGAATGA
- the tpiA gene encoding triose-phosphate isomerase, giving the protein MAVERTPLIAGNWKMNLDHLQAVAFVQKLHWTLKDAKHEDGSVEVAVFPPFTDIRTVQTLLDADKIPFSLGAQDLSTQDSGAYTGEISGAFLSKLDCGYVIIGHSERRQYHGETDEIVAAKVQAALKHGLTPVICVGETLEQREESGPTAVSVAQLEVALASVPADAEIVVAYEPVWAIGTGQVASPEQAQEVCAALREVIASKLGDEAAARTRVLYGGSVKAANIASFMREPDVDGALVGGASLVVDEFAAIVRYQKHVGV; this is encoded by the coding sequence ATGGCAGTAGAGCGCACCCCGCTGATCGCGGGGAACTGGAAGATGAACCTCGACCACCTGCAGGCGGTGGCGTTCGTGCAGAAGCTGCACTGGACGCTCAAGGACGCCAAGCACGAGGACGGCTCGGTCGAGGTGGCGGTGTTCCCGCCCTTCACCGACATCCGCACGGTGCAGACGCTCCTCGACGCCGACAAGATCCCGTTCTCGCTCGGTGCCCAGGACCTGTCCACGCAGGACTCCGGCGCCTACACGGGCGAGATCTCGGGTGCGTTCCTGTCGAAGCTCGACTGCGGCTACGTCATCATCGGGCACTCCGAGCGACGCCAGTACCACGGCGAGACCGACGAGATCGTGGCGGCCAAGGTCCAGGCGGCTCTCAAGCACGGCCTGACTCCCGTCATCTGCGTCGGCGAGACGCTCGAGCAGCGCGAGGAGTCCGGCCCGACCGCGGTGTCGGTCGCGCAGCTCGAGGTGGCGCTGGCTTCGGTGCCCGCCGATGCGGAGATCGTCGTCGCGTACGAGCCGGTCTGGGCGATCGGCACCGGCCAGGTGGCCTCGCCCGAGCAGGCGCAGGAGGTGTGTGCGGCGCTGCGCGAGGTGATCGCGTCCAAGCTCGGTGACGAGGCGGCCGCCCGCACGCGGGTGCTGTACGGCGGGTCGGTGAAGGCGGCGAACATCGCCAGCTTCATGCGCGAGCCCGACGTCGACGGTGCTCTGGTGGGCGGTGCCAGCCTCGTCGTCGACGAGTTCGCGGCCATCGTCCGGTACCAGAAGCACGTCGGCGTCTGA